The following proteins come from a genomic window of Nocardioides albertanoniae:
- a CDS encoding tannase/feruloyl esterase family alpha/beta hydrolase, translating to MAQVTTRRDAEGNAGAGRTRPLCEWPSWPAYVGGEVSEAKSFRCRD from the coding sequence ATGGCGCAGGTCACAACGCGTCGGGATGCTGAGGGCAACGCGGGGGCCGGTCGCACCCGGCCGTTGTGCGAGTGGCCCAGTTGGCCGGCGTACGTCGGGGGCGAAGTCTCTGAGGCAAAATCCTTCAGATGTCGCGACTGA